A window of Bacteroidales bacterium contains these coding sequences:
- a CDS encoding RNA methyltransferase codes for MRKLSLAELGRMNNEEHRKAQKLPVIVVLDNLRSQHNIGSIFRTADAFRFEAIYLCGISATPPQREMNKTALGATESVAWKYFETTLYAIEELKAKGYKICSVEQTEGSTPLSGFEIPAANGLAVVFGNEVTGVDQSIVDASDFCVEIPQYGTKHSLNVAVSAGIISWEIVNQFIARHPGIIS; via the coding sequence ATGAGAAAACTTAGCCTTGCTGAACTGGGCAGAATGAATAACGAAGAGCACAGAAAGGCACAGAAATTACCTGTAATTGTGGTGCTCGATAATCTTCGCAGTCAGCATAATATTGGATCCATCTTCAGAACCGCCGATGCCTTTAGGTTCGAGGCAATATACCTATGCGGAATCAGCGCCACGCCGCCACAACGCGAAATGAATAAAACCGCCCTGGGAGCCACAGAATCAGTAGCCTGGAAATATTTTGAAACTACCCTTTATGCGATTGAAGAATTAAAAGCTAAAGGCTACAAAATTTGTTCAGTCGAGCAAACCGAAGGCAGTACTCCATTAAGTGGGTTTGAAATACCTGCAGCAAATGGGTTGGCAGTTGTTTTTGGCAATGAAGTTACCGGTGTTGACCAGTCAATTGTTGATGCATCTGATTTTTGTGTTGAAATACCACAATATGGAACCAAACATTCTCTGAATGTGGCGGTTAGCGCTGGTATAATCAGTTGGGAAATTGTCAATCAGTTTATTGCAAGGCACCCGGGAATTATTAGTTAA
- a CDS encoding ABC transporter ATP-binding protein, translating into MIRTTELTKVFRTDEIETTALNKVTFSIHEGEFVAIMGPSGCGKSTLLNLLGLLDNATSGQMFFLDNEVTSFSEKQRANLRKHNIGFVFQNFNLIDELNVFENVELPLIYLGISKADRKQKVDEVLERMQIMHRRKHFPLQLSGGQQQRVAVARAVVANPKLILADEPTGNLDSANGEEVMMLLSQLNNAGTTIIMVTHSQHDASYAQRIIQLFDGQIVTENIHAAQAR; encoded by the coding sequence ATGATCAGAACAACTGAACTTACAAAAGTATTCCGGACTGATGAGATTGAAACCACTGCCCTGAATAAAGTCACATTCAGTATTCATGAAGGTGAATTTGTTGCCATTATGGGGCCTTCAGGCTGCGGAAAATCAACCTTACTTAATCTTCTGGGCCTGCTTGACAATGCAACATCAGGACAAATGTTTTTTCTCGACAACGAAGTTACTTCCTTCTCGGAGAAGCAACGTGCCAACTTGCGTAAGCACAACATCGGATTTGTTTTTCAGAACTTTAACCTGATTGACGAACTCAATGTTTTTGAAAATGTTGAGCTGCCTTTAATTTATCTGGGCATCTCTAAGGCAGATCGTAAGCAAAAAGTGGATGAAGTACTTGAACGTATGCAGATCATGCATCGCCGCAAACACTTCCCACTGCAACTTTCGGGTGGACAGCAACAAAGAGTTGCCGTGGCCAGGGCTGTGGTTGCCAATCCCAAGCTAATTCTTGCCGATGAACCCACCGGAAACCTTGACTCAGCCAATGGCGAAGAAGTGATGATGTTGCTCAGCCAGCTTAATAACGCCGGAACAACTATCATTATGGTAACCCATTCCCAGCATGATGCTTCCTATGCCCAACGCATCATTCAGTTATTCGACGGGCAAATTGTTACGGAGAATATTCATGCAGCGCAGGCAAGGTAG
- a CDS encoding ABC transporter permease — MLANNLKYALRALSRNKFHALLNIMGLAIGLACTILILLYLSDELSFDKHHENYSRIYRLESDFNISGRHDKFAITSFPIGPALKLEYPEVIEYVRMFSPGDNFIIKYEENSFSEKDIYFADSTIFNVFTHAFISGSPQNALTEPNSMVLTASLAKKLFGDEEAINKMVQSQDNQSFRVTAVIEDLPANSHLRFIGLLSMATVAKTVGFEQFNSLDPIGFWNVNPFTYLLLTEGATMEGIYEKYEPFNEKYIEPIGNQINATFAPMWTRLDEIHLGSQLEADLPTGNRAYIYIFSSLALFILLLAIINYMNMATARSEKRARETGIRKVAGAYRVQLVMQFLSESVMVAIFAMLIAITLAAILLPYFNILAGKMLLLPQLFSANLLTVTFIITLIAGLLAGVYPAFYLSSFKPVTVLKGSVQAGRNKGTLRKLLVTFQFIISIVMIIATLVVTEQLKYLQNKDLGYDKNNIVVIELQDTAFIRKVPSFRDELLHHPEIVAMATSTSVPGDIRSIQVMRAEQEEQMVEYTFNLFLADYDFMSMYGLALKEGRWFDREMGTDLNEAVVINETAARRMGWGDDALGKKIDFGIQLDGTANRNTKVIGVLKDFHFTSLHNDIEPITIFLSDRPRRFLSIRIAEDRQQQAIALISEKWMDYAVNHPLKYEFLEEILNESYSAEASTSRVFTTFSVLSVFIALMGLLGLSSYLTERRTKEIGIRKVHGATVPAILTLLYREFALLLAIAFVVATPVAWWLLTRWLQDFAFHTSIKAASVLLAALITIAVTWFTVSYHSYKAAVSNPVDAIKYE; from the coding sequence ATGCTAGCAAACAACCTCAAATACGCTTTACGGGCATTAAGCAGGAATAAATTTCATGCTTTGCTCAATATCATGGGGCTGGCCATTGGGCTGGCATGCACCATCCTGATTTTGCTTTACCTCAGTGATGAACTTTCGTTTGATAAGCATCATGAGAATTACAGTCGCATTTACAGACTTGAGTCAGATTTTAATATATCGGGGCGGCATGATAAGTTTGCAATTACATCTTTTCCTATTGGTCCGGCGCTTAAGCTGGAATATCCTGAAGTGATAGAATATGTCCGGATGTTCAGCCCGGGAGATAACTTCATCATCAAGTATGAAGAAAATAGTTTCAGTGAAAAAGACATTTATTTTGCTGATTCAACCATTTTTAATGTTTTCACACATGCGTTTATAAGTGGTTCGCCGCAAAATGCGCTTACTGAACCAAATTCAATGGTTCTCACGGCAAGCCTTGCAAAGAAACTTTTTGGTGATGAGGAGGCTATTAATAAAATGGTTCAGTCGCAGGACAACCAAAGTTTCAGGGTTACCGCTGTGATTGAGGATTTGCCTGCCAATTCTCACTTGCGTTTCATTGGCTTGCTTTCAATGGCAACAGTAGCAAAAACTGTTGGTTTCGAACAATTCAACAGTTTGGATCCCATAGGTTTCTGGAATGTTAATCCTTTTACTTATTTGCTGCTTACCGAAGGTGCAACTATGGAGGGTATTTATGAAAAATACGAACCTTTCAATGAGAAATATATTGAACCTATTGGCAATCAGATCAACGCCACGTTTGCGCCTATGTGGACACGTCTTGATGAAATTCATCTTGGATCGCAGCTCGAGGCCGATTTACCAACCGGCAACAGGGCTTATATTTATATCTTCTCATCTTTAGCGTTGTTTATATTGCTACTTGCCATAATCAACTACATGAACATGGCAACAGCCCGATCAGAAAAACGTGCCCGTGAAACCGGGATCCGTAAAGTAGCGGGTGCATACCGCGTACAACTTGTCATGCAGTTTCTTTCCGAATCGGTGATGGTAGCCATTTTTGCTATGTTAATTGCTATAACGCTGGCTGCAATTTTGTTACCCTATTTTAACATACTTGCCGGAAAAATGCTTCTGCTGCCACAACTCTTCTCAGCCAATTTACTGACAGTTACATTTATTATTACATTAATCGCCGGGCTGCTGGCAGGTGTTTATCCGGCATTTTATCTTTCTTCGTTCAAGCCTGTTACCGTTTTAAAAGGTTCCGTTCAGGCTGGTCGAAATAAAGGAACACTTCGTAAATTACTGGTGACTTTCCAATTTATCATTTCAATAGTGATGATCATTGCCACTTTGGTTGTTACGGAGCAACTAAAATATCTGCAAAACAAAGACTTAGGGTACGATAAAAACAATATTGTTGTGATTGAATTGCAGGACACGGCATTTATCCGCAAAGTGCCATCCTTCCGGGATGAACTGCTTCATCATCCTGAAATCGTCGCGATGGCCACAAGCACATCGGTTCCAGGTGACATCCGTTCAATCCAGGTAATGCGGGCCGAGCAGGAAGAGCAAATGGTGGAATACACTTTTAACTTGTTTCTGGCCGATTATGACTTCATGAGTATGTATGGGCTCGCACTCAAAGAAGGCCGTTGGTTCGACCGCGAAATGGGAACCGACCTGAATGAGGCAGTTGTTATCAATGAAACGGCTGCACGCAGGATGGGCTGGGGCGATGATGCTCTTGGCAAGAAGATTGATTTCGGCATTCAACTCGACGGCACTGCCAACCGAAATACCAAGGTAATAGGGGTTTTAAAGGATTTCCATTTTACCTCTTTGCATAATGATATCGAGCCCATAACAATTTTCTTAAGCGACAGGCCCCGGCGATTTCTAAGTATTCGCATTGCTGAAGACCGACAGCAACAAGCTATCGCCTTAATCAGTGAAAAATGGATGGATTATGCTGTCAATCACCCGCTCAAGTATGAATTTCTTGAAGAAATATTAAACGAAAGCTATTCTGCAGAGGCATCTACCAGCAGAGTATTTACCACTTTCTCCGTACTTTCCGTTTTCATCGCTCTGATGGGCTTACTTGGACTTTCCTCATACCTTACCGAGCGAAGAACTAAGGAAATAGGGATAAGGAAAGTACATGGGGCAACTGTACCGGCTATCCTTACCCTGCTTTACCGTGAATTTGCACTGTTGCTGGCAATTGCTTTTGTGGTTGCAACACCCGTTGCCTGGTGGTTGCTTACGCGCTGGCTGCAGGATTTCGCATTCCATACGAGTATCAAAGCGGCTTCGGTTTTGCTGGCAGCATTGATCACAATTGCCGTTACATGGTTCACAGTAAGTTATCATTCTTATAAGGCTGCCGTGAGCAATCCGGTGGATGCAATTAAGTATGAATGA